A single genomic interval of Halomonas sp. GT harbors:
- a CDS encoding NAD-glutamate dehydrogenase, whose protein sequence is MHYVAIEESRRDLLKQLQERLDARLEPERAADVEAFARHFYATVPVEDLVDRRLDDLYGATLSVWQFLQHHDPKSPKVRIFNPDFEEHGWQSTHTFVAVLHEDMPFLVDSVRIELNRRGLTVHAIQNAVFAVARDGQHQLKELTSPRDENAPEARESLMVIEVDRHSDPESLTKIENKLHEVLRDVRTAVSDFDEMCGQITSAIQELEKNCPPQIDPDDHEEAIAFLEWLLKDNFTFLGYDEYLLEGKELQRDPNSVLGVFRLDQPRYRERIRTEEGIDDNDDYVLVPQLLSFAKSAHHSRVHRPTYPDYITVDRYDDDGNVIGERRFFGLFTATVYNESPRNIPLLRRKLKAVMDIAGFNPQGHNGKQLLQVLEVYPRDDLFQISTESLASTALGILNIRERRQVRLFIRADVSGKFYSCLVFVPRDVFSTDLRQRIQTMLCDELDAHFGDFNTYLSESVLARIQLILRFNGEGPSQYDLKRLESKVARLARSWRDELQEAMVEGFGEERANHQMDNFHDAFSASYREDFNARTAVFDVQHLLTLDSGEDLSLSLYRPLEEQAGGMNLKLFHRETQIPLSDVLPMMENLGLRVIGERPYDINAPQQRYWIHDFELEHSREGVNLSEMRDTFSEAFKRIWAGEADNDAFNRLIIGAGLDWREVAMLRGYARYLKQIRFGMSQDYIAATLANYPAITQTLVELFRLRFDPKRQPSSLDDCIARLNEHLEGVASLNDDQLLRRFMELIQATLRTNYYQTAADGRFKDYISYKLEPSKVTGMPKPRPAFEIFVCSPRVEGVHLRGGKVARGGLRWSDRHEDYRTEVLGLVKAQQVKNAVIVPVGAKGGFVCKRMPENAGREIQQKEGIACYKIFIRALLDVTDNLVGGEVVPPQNVVRHDGDDSYLVVAADKGTATFSDIANEISIEYGHWLGDAFASGGANGYDHKKMAITARGAWESVKRHFKNLDVNTQQDLFTVVGIGDMAGDVFGNGMLLSDKIQLVGAFNHLHIFVDPNPDADAAFAERKRMFNLPRSSWEDYSAELISQGGGVFSRSAKSIPITPEMQQVFGIEETRLSPNDLIRAMLKAKIDLLWNGGIGTYVKSSDETDADVGDKANDALRINGAELNCRVVGEGGNLGLTQRGRMEAAAKGVRVYTDFIDNAGGVNCSDHEVNIKILIDEVVKRGDMTDKQRNQLLSDMTEEVANLVILDNYRQTQALDLSEILSHQGMGPYRRFISELESAGQIDRELEFLPADDVLKERASHDQGMRLPELSVLISYAKSTLKGDLINSDVPDDPYIHRHLERLFPEVLTERYQTEMYDHRLKREIVATQVANDLVDHMGIVFVRRLMDSTGAGRADIARAYVVARDAFNLTSLWEQIEALDNQVPNRVQYSMMLDLMRMIRRATRWFLRQHLGLSTQDTIEYFGPRLAQLQEGIGELLSGEEQAAWRKRCDELLEAGVPEALASTVAASPSLYAGLGIIHAARVTNEKPQRVAEVFYEIGSRLELPWMIQQVTQLEVRDAWQAQARETFRDDIDRQQLALTTSVLKLEAGSRDTQERVAQWLEQHAELHRRWCHLIDEVRGGSEGGFALFAVAVRELVDLAESDSEA, encoded by the coding sequence ATGCATTACGTTGCGATTGAAGAGAGTCGGCGGGATCTTTTGAAGCAGCTACAAGAGCGATTGGATGCGCGACTGGAGCCGGAGCGAGCGGCAGATGTCGAAGCCTTTGCTCGCCACTTTTACGCCACTGTGCCTGTGGAAGATCTAGTCGACCGACGCCTAGATGACCTATATGGGGCCACGCTATCGGTTTGGCAGTTTTTGCAGCATCACGATCCTAAAAGCCCCAAAGTGCGTATCTTCAATCCCGATTTTGAAGAGCATGGTTGGCAATCAACCCACACCTTTGTTGCCGTTCTGCACGAAGATATGCCGTTTCTGGTTGATTCAGTCCGGATTGAACTTAACCGTCGTGGGCTGACGGTTCACGCTATTCAAAATGCCGTATTTGCCGTAGCTCGTGACGGCCAGCACCAGCTTAAAGAGTTAACGTCACCAAGAGATGAAAATGCGCCTGAAGCGCGTGAGTCGTTAATGGTCATTGAAGTGGATCGCCACTCAGATCCTGAATCGTTGACCAAAATTGAGAACAAATTGCATGAAGTGCTGCGTGATGTTCGAACGGCTGTCAGCGACTTTGACGAGATGTGCGGTCAAATTACGTCGGCTATTCAAGAGTTAGAGAAAAACTGCCCCCCGCAAATTGATCCTGACGATCATGAAGAAGCTATCGCGTTTTTAGAGTGGCTGCTCAAAGACAACTTTACTTTCCTGGGTTATGACGAGTACCTGCTGGAAGGAAAAGAGTTGCAGCGCGACCCCAATAGTGTTCTGGGTGTTTTCCGCCTTGATCAGCCCCGATACCGCGAGCGCATCCGCACTGAAGAGGGGATTGATGATAATGACGACTACGTGCTGGTACCCCAGCTATTGTCGTTTGCTAAGAGCGCTCATCACTCCCGGGTGCATCGCCCCACGTATCCAGATTACATTACCGTTGATCGCTACGACGACGATGGCAATGTGATCGGCGAGCGGCGCTTTTTTGGCCTTTTCACCGCCACGGTTTACAACGAATCGCCACGCAATATTCCGCTGCTGCGTCGCAAGTTGAAAGCTGTGATGGATATTGCTGGGTTTAACCCCCAGGGGCATAACGGCAAACAGCTGTTGCAGGTGTTGGAAGTGTATCCCCGTGATGACCTATTTCAGATCAGCACGGAGTCACTGGCCAGCACTGCACTTGGTATCCTCAATATTCGTGAACGCCGACAAGTACGCTTGTTTATTCGCGCGGATGTCAGCGGTAAGTTCTACTCCTGCTTAGTATTTGTCCCAAGAGACGTGTTCTCTACCGACCTGCGCCAGCGCATACAAACGATGCTGTGCGATGAGCTAGACGCTCATTTTGGCGACTTTAATACCTATTTGTCAGAGTCGGTTCTCGCCCGTATTCAGCTTATTCTGCGTTTTAATGGGGAAGGGCCTAGCCAATACGACCTTAAGCGCTTAGAGAGCAAAGTGGCACGTTTGGCACGCAGCTGGCGTGATGAGCTTCAGGAAGCAATGGTTGAAGGCTTTGGTGAAGAGCGCGCCAATCACCAAATGGATAACTTCCATGATGCGTTCTCGGCCAGTTACCGAGAAGATTTCAATGCCCGCACCGCGGTGTTTGATGTTCAGCACCTGCTGACCCTGGATAGCGGTGAGGATCTCTCGCTGTCACTTTATCGCCCCCTAGAAGAGCAGGCGGGCGGTATGAATTTGAAGCTTTTCCATCGTGAAACGCAGATTCCGCTGTCTGATGTGCTACCGATGATGGAAAACCTGGGGCTGCGTGTCATCGGCGAGCGTCCCTACGACATCAATGCCCCGCAGCAGCGCTACTGGATTCATGACTTCGAGCTGGAACATAGCCGTGAAGGCGTCAACCTCAGCGAAATGCGTGACACTTTCAGCGAAGCGTTTAAGCGTATATGGGCAGGTGAAGCGGATAACGATGCCTTTAACCGTCTGATTATTGGTGCTGGCCTCGATTGGCGCGAAGTGGCCATGCTGCGTGGTTACGCCCGTTACCTTAAGCAGATACGCTTTGGTATGTCGCAGGACTACATTGCAGCTACCCTGGCTAATTACCCGGCAATCACCCAGACACTCGTTGAGCTTTTCCGGTTACGCTTCGATCCCAAGCGCCAGCCAAGCAGCTTAGATGACTGTATTGCTCGCTTAAACGAGCACCTGGAAGGTGTCGCCAGCCTTAATGATGACCAGTTGCTGCGCCGCTTTATGGAGCTTATTCAAGCGACGTTGCGCACTAACTACTACCAGACAGCTGCTGATGGTCGCTTTAAAGATTACATCTCCTATAAATTGGAGCCGTCGAAAGTCACGGGCATGCCCAAGCCACGCCCGGCGTTTGAGATTTTTGTTTGTTCGCCTCGCGTAGAGGGTGTTCACCTGCGTGGCGGTAAAGTCGCTCGTGGTGGCTTACGTTGGTCAGACCGCCATGAAGACTACCGCACGGAAGTATTGGGTCTAGTAAAAGCCCAGCAGGTGAAAAACGCGGTTATCGTGCCTGTGGGTGCTAAAGGCGGTTTCGTATGCAAACGCATGCCAGAAAACGCTGGTCGTGAAATCCAGCAGAAAGAAGGCATCGCTTGCTACAAAATCTTTATCCGTGCTCTGTTGGATGTCACTGACAATTTAGTGGGTGGTGAGGTCGTGCCGCCGCAAAACGTGGTGCGCCATGATGGCGACGATAGCTACCTTGTGGTAGCTGCCGATAAAGGGACCGCAACCTTCTCGGATATCGCAAATGAGATATCCATAGAGTATGGCCATTGGCTCGGTGATGCCTTTGCCTCTGGCGGTGCTAACGGTTACGACCATAAGAAAATGGCGATTACCGCGCGTGGTGCCTGGGAATCCGTAAAGCGACATTTCAAAAATCTCGACGTGAACACCCAGCAAGATTTGTTCACGGTAGTAGGCATTGGCGATATGGCTGGAGACGTGTTCGGCAATGGCATGCTGTTGTCGGATAAAATCCAGTTGGTTGGCGCGTTTAACCACCTGCATATTTTTGTCGACCCGAACCCCGACGCAGACGCTGCTTTCGCCGAGCGCAAACGCATGTTCAACCTTCCGCGCTCTAGCTGGGAAGATTACAGTGCTGAACTGATTTCGCAGGGTGGCGGTGTCTTTAGCCGCAGCGCTAAATCGATCCCGATTACCCCGGAAATGCAGCAGGTGTTTGGTATCGAAGAAACGCGCCTTTCACCCAACGATCTGATCCGCGCAATGCTGAAGGCCAAGATTGATCTGTTGTGGAACGGTGGTATCGGTACCTATGTGAAGAGCTCCGATGAAACCGACGCCGACGTGGGCGATAAAGCCAACGATGCGCTGCGTATTAACGGCGCTGAGTTAAACTGCCGCGTAGTCGGAGAGGGCGGTAATTTGGGCTTGACCCAGCGTGGCCGGATGGAAGCAGCCGCTAAAGGTGTGCGCGTTTACACTGACTTTATCGATAATGCCGGGGGTGTTAACTGCTCGGATCATGAGGTCAATATCAAGATATTGATCGATGAAGTGGTTAAGCGCGGCGACATGACCGACAAACAGCGTAACCAGCTGTTATCAGATATGACAGAGGAAGTAGCTAACCTAGTTATTCTCGATAACTATCGGCAAACCCAAGCGCTGGACCTGTCAGAAATACTGTCTCACCAAGGCATGGGACCCTACCGTCGCTTTATCAGTGAGCTTGAGTCAGCTGGTCAAATTGATCGTGAATTAGAATTTTTGCCTGCCGATGACGTGCTTAAAGAGCGTGCCAGTCATGACCAGGGCATGCGGTTGCCTGAACTTTCGGTGCTGATTTCTTACGCTAAGAGCACCCTGAAAGGCGATTTGATCAACTCTGATGTGCCGGATGATCCCTACATTCACCGTCACCTAGAGCGCTTGTTCCCTGAAGTGTTAACGGAACGCTACCAGACTGAAATGTACGACCACCGTCTGAAGCGTGAAATTGTTGCCACCCAGGTGGCTAACGATCTAGTTGATCACATGGGCATTGTGTTTGTTCGCCGCCTAATGGACTCAACCGGCGCAGGTCGAGCTGATATCGCGCGCGCTTATGTAGTTGCTCGAGATGCGTTTAACCTCACCTCTCTGTGGGAGCAAATCGAGGCGCTGGATAACCAAGTGCCGAATCGCGTGCAGTATTCGATGATGCTTGACCTGATGCGCATGATTCGTCGCGCGACGCGCTGGTTCCTGCGTCAGCATTTGGGGCTGTCGACTCAGGATACAATTGAGTACTTCGGGCCACGTCTTGCTCAGTTGCAAGAAGGTATTGGTGAACTGCTCAGCGGCGAAGAGCAGGCTGCATGGCGTAAGCGTTGCGACGAGCTGCTAGAAGCAGGTGTGCCTGAAGCGCTAGCTTCTACGGTGGCTGCTTCGCCTAGTCTCTATGCAGGTTTAGGCATTATTCACGCAGCGCGGGTCACCAATGAGAAACCCCAGCGTGTGGCCGAAGTGTTCTATGAAATCGGCAGCCGTCTAGAGCTACCCTGGATGATTCAACAGGTGACCCAGCTAGAAGTGCGTGATGCATGGCAGGCACAAGCGCGAGAAACCTTCCGTGACGATATTGATCGCCAGCAACTGGCACTAACGACCAGTGTTCTGAAGCTGGAAGCGGGTAGTCGTGACACCCAAGAGCGTGTGGCTCAGTGGCTTGAGCAGCACGCCGAGCTACACCGCCGCTGGTGCCATCTGATTGACGAAGTGCGTGGTGGCAGTGAAGGAGGCTTTGCACTGTTTGCCGTCGCCGTACGTGAATTGGTCGACCTTGCTGAAAGTGATAGCGAAGCGTAA
- a CDS encoding quinone-dependent dihydroorotate dehydrogenase, translating into MYNFARSLLFRLDPETSHRLALGALDTLHRVGGVQRVYGEPVSDPVELMGLHFSNRVGLAAGLDKNADHLDALGALGFGFVEVGTVTPKAQPGNPKPRLFRLAGHEAIINRFGFNNKGVEHLVAQVKKRHYRGVVGINIGKNLTTSVENALDDYLLCLEAVHSVADYIAVNISSPNTPGLRTLQFGEQLDALLGPIRSRSQVLDSALGRKVPLLVKIAPDMSEEEVALVAGSIARNALDGVIATNTTIARDAVKSDPQSDEAGGLSGKPVFEASNRVIRLLRAQLPTLPIIGVGGIDSGEAAAAKIAAGADLVQLYSGLIYQGPGLVKACAEALKQQ; encoded by the coding sequence ATGTATAACTTCGCCCGTTCGCTGCTATTTCGACTCGACCCAGAAACGTCTCATAGGTTGGCGCTGGGTGCGTTAGATACTCTGCATCGGGTGGGTGGTGTGCAGCGGGTATATGGAGAACCTGTGAGCGACCCTGTCGAACTGATGGGGCTGCATTTTAGTAATCGGGTAGGGCTTGCCGCAGGGCTGGATAAAAATGCCGATCACTTGGATGCGCTGGGCGCGCTGGGCTTTGGGTTTGTAGAAGTAGGGACCGTGACGCCCAAAGCGCAGCCAGGCAACCCGAAGCCACGCCTGTTTCGGCTTGCAGGCCACGAGGCGATCATTAACCGCTTTGGATTTAATAACAAAGGGGTTGAGCACCTTGTCGCTCAGGTGAAAAAGCGCCACTACAGAGGCGTTGTGGGCATCAATATTGGTAAAAACTTAACCACCTCTGTGGAAAACGCGCTCGATGATTACCTGCTTTGTTTAGAGGCGGTGCACAGCGTGGCTGATTATATTGCGGTCAATATTTCCTCGCCTAACACGCCTGGGCTGCGGACATTACAGTTCGGCGAACAGCTGGACGCACTGCTTGGGCCTATTCGTTCGCGCAGCCAAGTACTGGACAGCGCGTTAGGCCGCAAGGTGCCGCTACTGGTTAAAATCGCCCCAGATATGAGTGAAGAAGAGGTCGCTCTGGTGGCTGGCAGTATTGCTCGAAATGCACTGGATGGTGTTATTGCGACAAATACCACGATAGCTCGCGATGCTGTTAAGAGTGACCCTCAGTCAGATGAGGCGGGTGGGCTTTCTGGAAAACCCGTTTTTGAAGCATCGAATAGAGTGATTCGCCTGCTGCGTGCGCAACTGCCAACGCTGCCTATTATAGGCGTGGGCGGAATTGATAGCGGTGAGGCCGCTGCTGCTAAAATTGCCGCTGGCGCAGACTTGGTGCAGCTCTATTCAGGGTTGATCTACCAAGGCCCTGGGTTAGTGAAAGCGTGCGCCGAGGCATTAAAACAGCAATAA
- the rmf gene encoding ribosome modulation factor, which produces MKRQKRDRFQRAYVHGYKAGITGRSRDDCPSQDVNLREYWMSGWREGRGDQWDGMTGVSGIHKNPMVMT; this is translated from the coding sequence ATGAAACGACAAAAACGTGATCGCTTCCAACGGGCTTATGTTCACGGCTATAAAGCGGGCATTACGGGTCGCTCCCGAGATGACTGCCCCAGTCAAGATGTCAATTTACGCGAATATTGGATGAGTGGTTGGCGTGAAGGTCGCGGTGATCAGTGGGACGGGATGACCGGCGTCTCCGGTATCCATAAAAACCCCATGGTGATGACCTAG